One Deltaproteobacteria bacterium genomic window, GGGAGTTCCGACCCCGTACCCGGTGTTCCACAAGACCACGGACACCATGGCCGAGCTTTTCGGGAGAATCGGGTGGCGCGCGGGGATGCGGCCCGGGGACAAGCTGGCCGTGGGCTTCGGCCTGAGCATGCATGCCGCGGGCACGCCCCACCTGTTCTGGTACAAGCGAAGCCACGGGGTCACCTTGATCCCCATCGGGGCCGAAGCGGGTACCGAGCGGATCCTGAACTTCATGAAGCTCTTCAAGGCCAACATCTTCTCCGGCACGCCCTCCCTCGCGCTTCACCTGATCGAGCGGGCCCCCGAGGTGCTGGGCGCCCCTGTGAAAAGCCTGGGGCTCAAGATGCTGCTCCTCGGGGCCGAGCCCGGCGCGGGGATCCCGGAAATCCGGAGCCGCCTCGAAACCGAATACGGCGCGAAGGTCTTCGACATCGGCGCCGGGTACGGGGTCTCCTGCGACCACCCCGAGTACCAGGGAATGCACTGGATCGCCGACGACCATTGCTTCTACGAGCTGGTGGACCCGGAGACCCTGGAACCGATCCCCATGACGCACGGAGCGATCGGGCAGGCCTGCTTCACGCCGCTGGACCCGGAGGCCGGCATCTTCTTCCACCATCTCCGGTTCACGCTCTCCGACATCCACCAGGTCTTCACCGAGCCGTGCCCCTGCGGTCTCAGCGGATTCCGGTACAAGATCGTCGGCAGGGCGGACGACATGCTCAAGGTGAAAGGCACCCCGGTATACCCGGCCGCCATCCAGGGGGTCATCAACGGTTTCGTGCCCCGCATCACCGGGGCGTTCCGGATCGTCCTGACGGAGAAGCCGCCCCGGGTCGTGCCGCCGCTGAAACTCAAGGTGGAATCCGGCGAGGGGATCCGGGAAGCCGACCTGCCCGGCCT contains:
- a CDS encoding AMP-binding protein; amino-acid sequence: MTQPSRKYWNLEVEPLLNTPEIRESQERKLPRSIRYCFENVPFERRRMEAAGVKPEDIRSLADFRRALAPVGQADFRRVFEEFNLDMDLVWRHLFGKDRMDDLYLLTTTSGTTGVPTPYPVFHKTTDTMAELFGRIGWRAGMRPGDKLAVGFGLSMHAAGTPHLFWYKRSHGVTLIPIGAEAGTERILNFMKLFKANIFSGTPSLALHLIERAPEVLGAPVKSLGLKMLLLGAEPGAGIPEIRSRLETEYGAKVFDIGAGYGVSCDHPEYQGMHWIADDHCFYELVDPETLEPIPMTHGAIGQACFTPLDPEAGIFFHHLRFTLSDIHQVFTEPCPCGLSGFRYKIVGRADDMLKVKGTPVYPAAIQGVINGFVPRITGAFRIVLTEKPPRVVPPLKLKVESGEGIREADLPGLEREIVEKMHRMLHVRPSIAWLKPFSLERASKKTQLLEKQYES